acactagaattcattcttaagaactctgaagaaaaatacctaatctaagcaacaagatgaaccgtcagttgtccaaactcaacaatccctggcaacggcgccaaaaacttggtgcacgaaattgtgatctctacttttcacaactcaaataatccccggtaatgactccaaaaacttggtgctcaataccatggtataaacataatttcacaactttgcacaactaaccagcaagtgcactgggtcgtccaagtaataaaccttacgcgagtaagggtcgatcccacggagattgttggtatgaagtaagctatggtcaccttgtaaatctcagtcaggcagattcaaatggttatggatgatatatgaataaagcataaaataaagatagagatacttatgtaattcattggtgagaacttcagataagcgtatggagatgctttgtcccttccgtctctctgctttcctactgtcttcatccaatccttcttactcctttccatggcaagctgtatgttgggcatcaccattgtcagtggctacagtcccgtcctctcagtgaaaatgttcaacgcaccctgtcacggcacggctaatcatctgtcggttctcaatcaggttggaatagaatccattgattcttttgcgtctgtcactaacgcccagccttcaggagtttgaagctcgtcacagtcatttaatcattgaatcctactcagaataccacagacaaggtttagaccttccggattctcttgaatgccgccatcaattctagcttataccacgaagattctggttaaggaatccaagagataaacattcaagccttgtttgtttgtagaacgggagtggttgtcaggcacgcgttcataagtgagaatgatgatgagcgtcacataatcatcacattcatcatgttcttgagtgtgaatgaatatcttggaataagaacaagctgaattgaatagaagaacaatagtaattgcattaatactcgaggtacagtagagctccacaccttaatctatggtgtgtagaaactccaccgttgaaaatacataagaacaaggttcaggcatggccgaatggccagcctcccaatgatctaagaactaaacgtccaaagatgatcaaaagatctaaaatgatccaaagatataaaatacaatagtaaaaggtcctatttgtagagaactagtagcctagggtttatagaaatgactaaatgacataaaaatccacttccgggcccacttggtttgtgcttgggctgagcattgaagtattttcgtgtagagacttctcttggagttaaacgccagcttttgtgccagtttgggcgtttaactcccgttcttgtgccagttctgcgtttaacaccgggcagttttgagctgatttagaacgccggtttgggccatcaaatctcgggcaaagtatggactattatacattgctggaaagcccaggatgtctactttccaatgccgttgagagcgcaccaattggatttctgtagctccagaaaatctacttcgagtgcagggaggtctgaatccaacagcatctgcagtccttttcagtctctgaatcagatttttgctcaagtccctcaatttcagccagaaaatacctgaaatcacagaaaaatacacaaactcatagtaaagtctagaaaagtgaattttaactaaaaactaataaaaactaactaaaacatactaaaaatatactaaaaacaatgccaaaaagcgtataaattatccgctcatcacttctCAAGACTAGATATCACTACTGGATCAAGTTGCAAAAGAAACGTTACAGTTTAAAGACTCATGAAAATCCATTCTTACAACAACCCAATTCTCAGAACGTCATGATCATTCTGAAAATCGAGTGTTACCAACTTGCTTTCTAGATATacttatatttaataataagcCTGCAATCTTGTGAGCGCTTAATCAATTTTTCAGAAAAAATTTTCTTTGTACAAAAGGATACGGAAACATAAATCATACATGAATAATTGTACAGAAAATATAGTACATGATTAAGCAAGATAGTCATAATAATATACATCATGTACATATATACACAGACATTATCAAAAGGAAGTCAGTTAATACATCCTTATTCACCCTTTGTCCAAAACATACAAATATAAACACTTGACACTCCGGGACCTAGCCTATAGAAAAAGCCCCTAGTTTGGCGTCCGAACTAGCCTACCAAGTCTAACAAAATACTAGTCTCTCTGTGAGTCTAATCAAAAGTGAGAGTCTAAACCCAAACTACTTATGCTAAGCAGAAGCGTCATCAAAACGAGCTAACTCATTCTAAATTGTCTACAATCAAGCATCGCTATCAGAAGAGAAATCTCCACCACCTTCACATGCTCCTCAGggtcctcatcatcatcatcatcatcatcaggtaTCTCTATGATATCATAGGAATCTCAAGTACCACTGTCACTGCACTGATCCGTGTCTACAGGTCCACTAGTAAATACAGGCCCATCTGCTGGCATCTGCTCGAGCCCTTTTACTGAAGAACCCGACAGATCTCTTGACAGCgccccagatgaaagtgaggaaACCGGCTCGAAAAAAAGATCCCCATCAGGCTGAGGTGCGAGAACATACTCCTCAACTTGGACTGGCTGGAGGACTACCTAGTCCTCTAGCTGTGCTGGATGAGGGTGTATAGGTTTGTCCTGAAAAGGGTGGTGAGCTGTATCCGTGTGAAGCCATAATAGAAGAAACTCATATAGCGCATTAGGATCAAAGTGGAGAGTTTTTATCGGGTGCTGGAAAGAGTCATTACGTAATACATACATGCGTACTCGAGGCTCAGCTACCACTTCATAGAAACGACGATGCACCGCGTCCTCGTAGATATACCGGTAATCAAGCTTGTAAGATCACTCTCGTCTCCATCTAAAGGGGAAAAAAGGAAGGGGTAAGAACTAGGAAGTCCTTAATAGGGTCGGAGTGGCTAGTTAgattcattttatttattatttagcCAGTAACAACAATCAACACAGCACAACCAACTCAATGTTCAGAGAATATAGAAATTAAGCACAACACATACATAATCACAGATGatgcaatttaaaaaaaatgcacaaacaatatgatgcatgtctattcctAATGCAAGTAATGAGCTCGTACGTCAGTTTTTACCCGCTCCCGATGTAATCTAACACCTTGTGTCGGATATGGCTTTCCAACAGCATAACCTCTATAAGGAATCAACCTTATAGCATGCCGAGCATGACCTCTATAAGTCCTTTCCATTACAGGCGCAGCTCTCCCAATTGAAGTACGTTTTTCCTACACTAGAAAGTAACTCTACGTGGACTCACCACCATATCTCTACTGCACCTCTACCAGCAGATACAATCAATAATTACttatcttttctcttttctcttctttctttcaaaTTCACATATTATCTTCGCACTATTTTCTCGCATTTTCTTAAATGTTTTATGAAAGGAGAATCATAAGATCCTCAATTTAACTTTGTGTTTCTAACGCTTTTAGgaaatcttattattttatctttctttcttatttaataaaataataactttaacatgtataacaataaaaatattttagttaaattagtataagtaataacattaattaaatattagtaatatttagtatttttattctaatatcAAAAACCAGTTTGTAAGGctttattcttaaattttagAAATTCCCTTTTAAATccgaaaattttaaatatttcacTTTTTAATCTaacattttataaaaatagtaatttaaCTTCATATTTCCTAACATtgaacttttataaaatatctgTTTCACCCATGAACTTTTACTTAGTAATCAAAACACCCACAAAACTTATATAATTACCATTTTTTAACCCGATCTTTTATCAAATTACATTTTTATCctcgaaaataattttgtgttGGTGATAAACACTCATTCTCAAAACCGAAAACCTTTCTTGTGATCTTTCAAAATATATACTTGATTTTAAATCCGTTTTTGAACTTTTTGGTTATCGATTTTTCACAGAGTTTACTTTAACCTTCCAACCACCAAATATTATCAAACTTTTCTTTAAATCAAACTTGATATTAGCTCTAAATTCATCAATAACAACTCGGTCATGGGCTGTTCTTGCTGACCGAACCATAAAGCTcatcaattatcaaaatttcaacaaaaatCTAGCTAGGGGTATGCATGGGTCAGGTAAAACCGGGTTTGATGTGACCCAGACCCGGCCCAAAATATATACCAGGCCTATTTATTAGACCTGAACCCGGCTCTAGAACCGATAAAACTTATACACTTTCGGGCTACAATTATACCAGGTAAAAATCGGGTGAAAACCGGACCATTAACATTACATTACATTGATACCTTCTTATAAGCTAGCAtgtgaaaatatccaaatttccaaGGCTCCAACTattatttgacatggtaaaattctcttagaaaaacaagaaccaactcttatctaaaattaaagcataatcataatcaatactaatattgtataataacaccaaatatttaaattaatacaaataatacaacattatgcattaatctaaaattttatgtattttaaacataaaacattaacttatagtcatataataactaataacacaaaatattaaggtttacaatacttaaatttcacataagaatagccatcatccatcactaataacacaaaatattaattgtgtatgatgaccgggccACCGGACCGACTTCGGGTGACCCGAGCCATGGCCCGGAtccgacccgaaataatgatcgggtctatttttgagacccttacccgGCCCTAGACCCaatgaaatcacaccaaattagatCCTAAAGTGCTCGGGACCGGACCGGATCTTCGGGCCAGGCCGGGCCATGCACACTCCTAAATTTAGCATAAATTCATTCAATTTCAAGCAATAATCATCAAACCAATAATCACACATTAAgaacatatttaattattataaaattactaaacCTTACCTCCGTACGAGAATTACAACAACCAAAGCTTTAGAAAAGGCTTCTGAAtgagaaattgaagaagaaagtgTTGAAAATTGACTACTCCTTCTAATGCACCATTTAGCCGAACCACCAGGGAGGGAGGAAAATTCATTGTCAATTTTTTTCCTAATAAAAGTGACGTCAACGTGAAGAGGAGGAAGATACAAACACtttaattgaattaaattttttatcggAGTTACAGAACTCAAAGAATCAAGGTTGGAAGTTCAATGGGGTCACGGTTATCTCTTCCCTCTCTcgattttttctttctttttctccaaATGATTCAGCCATGCATGAGGATATTGATTATTAAAGGGTGATCATGATGATTATATGTCAAGGTGGGGTTAGGTGTCACACATTAGGGCTATTAAGTCAGCCGctcaaattataaatatcttaaaCGATAATTACAAAGGTAATTATAttaaaacacaagtaataatacatatagaaataaatatatataagttactaatataaatgacattagtaacataatgattaaaagaaataaaaaatatgatgaAGCATTAGTAACTCTAAATTCATCAAAGAATACCGATATTTACTTATATCGGTGGATATAGAAcccaataataatattattatcaaaaatgtattttaattatagcaagtaaaataaaacaataatataataataatattacattattatttattttattttcaaaatttggaACCGGCTcatcaaaataaaactaattatcgaaaaacaaatatttaaaaaatatgtctATATAAAATTTTGGGACGTTACAATTCTCAACTTCAACGATAAAGTTGATGAATTTTTTCACATTCTCTAAGACTATTCAGAAATGTTATAAATGAACACAAACTTATCTCAGATTTACAAAGATATAATATGGTCTAAGATTTGAAACTATGATATGCGATATTACAACTTGAAGAAAATGAACTTTCTTCTATgttagaaaaaagaaagaagaaaaaaatacaaaacttttaaaaatatgaaaatatagtTCTTAGTTCGTACCTTCAGcaattctctttttctttttcttcaacgGTTTGGATCTCATATATATAGGTAGATAGAACGAAAGATTCATTGAAAATTCTTTTTCAGCTTCTTTTTCGTGAAAGAATAGTGAAAGTCAAATCACTTTTAACTTGTTTTAGCGCCTTTTAAAAATCCCTAAAATGGCTTGAATTGTTGAGCAcatcaaatttcaaatattaGAAATTAAGATGCTTTTTTAAGAAAAGTGATTTTCTTGCTTTCACAATTTTCGCAAGTTAAGAAGGATTGTCGAGATTTTGAAGTGTGCAATCTTGTTTCTGAGGTAGCTACATAGCTTCTAAAGAGATCAGCACACTCAGCTTATCTTCTGAGATTATATACGTTGATATTTCGACTTTCTCAAACTTAGAAGTTACCAAGTTTGCTttcattattttaaaaagagttttttGGTAGATTATCACAATTGAGCAAACATTAAATAACACATTAAAGAAATTACTAAagtatatttaaatttattattatcaaaATACATTCTGAGATATAATAAAACTAACACTAAATAGTTATCCAAATATTTGCATAAATATTCGAATCAAATACTAAAATTGTTTGTCAGTtatttaaaaatgatatttttgttattctcattgtattttaaaaaataatttattaaaataatattcgaaaatttatattattaacaaaaataatttaaaaggTAAGAATAACAAATAAgtttttaaatattcaaaaagcgacaaaaataactaaatattaaatatgtattcTAAATGAAGAGTttagaaatcaaattttaatgtaatttttttaaaaatttttagaaaaataaaattttttcatatttaaaatttagttagtTTATGTCAAGTAAATttgtttaaaagattttgttatTATGAATGGCCACTTTttttcaaacaaaataaaataatattttaggtACTGAATTTtgctctaattttttttttcatatttcaaATAGTTGTTCAAAGGTGGTCAGAAAAATTcagatcaaataaataaattatttgttaaacacaataatttttttcactTATAAAAACATAATATTTATTGTTCATATCTTTAACGATTATTTTGGTCAAAATGTAACGTTTCCGCCTTTCCGGTATCATTTTAATAGTTGGAGAAAAAAGAAGTGTCATCAAGTCCATAATTTAAGCTCCAATCTTGTTCGGTTTCCCTTGAATTTAGGCCTCACGTCCACCAACTCACTCTGTGTCTCTTTGTGTCTCTCTCTAACCCAACCCATCAGCCAAACACAAAGACATACGCTCAACGCGCTCTCCTTCTTTTCCCTCTTTCTCCGCTTGTCTTCTTGTTCCCTCTTCACTACAACGACCTACAATGGCGTCACCACCGTTGCGACCACCGCTTACCAGTCCCCTGATCTTCCTCCTCTTCACCACACTATTCGCCAGCACTTCCTCCGCTGACACATGCACCAACCAGAAGCTAACCGACGGCAGCAACAGCAACAAGCTATACTCCAACTGCATGGACCTCCCACATCTCACCACTTTCCTTCATTGGACCCACAACGCTACCAACTTCTCCCTCTCAGTCGCCTTCGTTGGGTCCCCGCCACATCCGAGCGGCTGGATCTCGTGGGCCATAAACCCGACCGGGTTGGGCATGGCGGGGGCACAGGCACTGGTGGCCTATAAGGATGGCAATAACGGAGCCGTAACCGTCAAGACCCTCGACATCAAGTCGTACAGTGAGATGGTCCCAGGGAAGCTGTCGTTCGAAGTATGGGGCTTGAAGGGTGAGGAGAGTGGAGGAGCCATAATGATCTTCGCAAACATGAAGGTGCCAGAGAAGGTTACGACCTTGAACCAGGTGTGGCAGGTGGGGCCCTCCGTCACAGCTGGGAGATTTGACAAGCACGACTTCGCTCCGGAGAATCTCAATTCCAAGGGGATGCTCAACTTGATTGGAGACCACAATGTTAGTGGTGGTGCAGTGGACTCTAGAACCAAGAAGAAGAATGTGAGTTTCATGTTGTTTTAGGGTACACATTGTTTTAGTTTATCACCGGAAAACTTGAGTTTTTGACAAAATATCTGTGAAACCTTTTTATATTTGAGAGACCAATTGAAATTTATCAAACTTCTTTTCTGATCTTTGGGAGGCACAAATGCCTCGGGTGGATTAccgtttattttatttctagtttttgtgatttacctcaattttattttattgttactGTGGAGGGTGTTAGATGAAGGTATTAgttatttatgttattttttcagTTTCGTTTAAAATTGTGGGGGTTTAGTTTTCTGGTAACTTTTTATGATTTCATAAATTACGTGTGTGCTCTTTATTGTTTTAAATAATCCCCTTAAGAATTTGGATTTAGcttgtattttaaaaatatgattttttgtaTTTCATTTCGTTCGGGGTTGTGGTGTTTTGAGTTATGGATTAGTTTTTCTGATCTTATATAAAACcaaataaacttaaaaagaaaaaaatacagtGAGTGTTTTGTATGTATACTCGGTCGAGTTTGCCTGCTCACTGGGTTACTTTTTCTTTGGGTTTTTGATGTTCTGTTAGAGTTTTTCGTGTTGTTTATGCGCCATTAGTTTTTGGATGAATTGAGGAATCTCTACGGTGAGTGAAATAGTTTCATTGGATTTAGATTTTAGATTGTTGGTTAAATCGAGCAATGCTTTTCACTTATGTTTCATGGAATCAATTGAACCAACACACAAGTTTGTCCCGGTGGTTGTCAAGTGGCAGCTTACTTAATTAAAAATGATTGCTGACTTGTTTTAACAGAATTTTAATCGATGGTTTATGTTGAATGATAGATTCATGGAGTGCTGAACTCTGTGAGTTGGGGTGTCCTGTTTCCCCTTGGAGCAGTGATAGCAAGGTATATGAGAACGTACCCATCCGCAGATCCAGCTTGGTTCTATCTTCATGCTGGCTGCCAGGTATCTGCTTATGCAATTGGTGTTGCTGGCTGGGCAACTGGTCTTAAACTTGGAAGCGAATCAGCAGGGGTTGTCTACAGTGTTCATCGCAATATTGGAATTACCCTCTTTTGTCTTGCCACTATACAGGTAAAATGTTTTCCAATGTTCTTTTAATCTAGTCCCATAGATGTGTTAGTCCCTCTAGTCCTATGGTTTTTTTGtccattaaaaaataattgaataaaaaatttgtaccaaaaaagtgatttatgggATAACACAGAAAATGATATGTTCTCACGTCAAAATGTGGATGCTTTTGGGCTGCATACACTTTAGAGATTGAAGTTTTAGCAATTTTAACTATTTTGTAACAGTTAAt
This sequence is a window from Arachis stenosperma cultivar V10309 chromosome 10, arast.V10309.gnm1.PFL2, whole genome shotgun sequence. Protein-coding genes within it:
- the LOC130954838 gene encoding cytochrome b561 and DOMON domain-containing protein At4g12980-like; its protein translation is MASPPLRPPLTSPLIFLLFTTLFASTSSADTCTNQKLTDGSNSNKLYSNCMDLPHLTTFLHWTHNATNFSLSVAFVGSPPHPSGWISWAINPTGLGMAGAQALVAYKDGNNGAVTVKTLDIKSYSEMVPGKLSFEVWGLKGEESGGAIMIFANMKVPEKVTTLNQVWQVGPSVTAGRFDKHDFAPENLNSKGMLNLIGDHNVSGGAVDSRTKKKNIHGVLNSVSWGVLFPLGAVIARYMRTYPSADPAWFYLHAGCQVSAYAIGVAGWATGLKLGSESAGVVYSVHRNIGITLFCLATIQMFALFIRPKKDHKYRYFWNIYHHSFGYTIIILGIINIFRGFDILNPERKWKSTYIVVIASLGAVALLLEVITWIIVVKRKSSTKPYDGYNGQSRQQPLNM